A genomic window from Fibrobacterota bacterium includes:
- a CDS encoding HDOD domain-containing protein, producing MTREMLLARLADGAGLPALPEVLLRLDRELSDPDVDLRHISDLAGTDAVLAGQVIRMANSAYYSRGGASITSLGPAIQRLGLRALKGLVFALTLPRAFPAGSHFPTRALWRHSLAVAALAGSLCEELSLSTAQKEEAWMGGLIHDIGALALATLAPLEYEQLLDRLTQNATEGIETEIAEIERDVFGIDHAEFGAIFLRENWHLPDPMPEVAAHHHDLGGMDLPNAHLGSTIHIVHVANGICSGFGAGWNRGCPPGKAFRNSAWDSLGLSLDRVEDLVARAMSSLDFAETLLAGGQ from the coding sequence ATGACCAGGGAGATGCTCCTGGCGCGCCTGGCCGATGGGGCGGGGCTGCCCGCCCTGCCGGAGGTGCTGTTGCGGCTGGATCGCGAGCTGTCGGATCCCGACGTGGATCTGCGGCACATCAGCGATCTGGCGGGAACCGACGCCGTCCTGGCCGGCCAGGTCATCCGCATGGCCAACAGCGCCTACTACTCCAGGGGCGGCGCGAGCATCACGAGTCTCGGCCCGGCCATCCAACGACTGGGGCTGCGTGCCCTGAAAGGCTTGGTATTCGCCCTGACCTTGCCCCGCGCCTTTCCGGCGGGATCGCATTTCCCGACCCGTGCGCTTTGGAGACATTCGCTGGCGGTGGCCGCGCTGGCGGGAAGCCTGTGCGAGGAGCTTTCTCTTTCCACCGCCCAAAAGGAAGAGGCTTGGATGGGTGGGCTCATCCACGACATCGGCGCCTTGGCCCTGGCCACGCTGGCTCCCTTGGAATACGAGCAGCTACTGGATCGCTTGACCCAAAACGCCACGGAAGGGATCGAAACCGAGATCGCAGAAATCGAACGGGACGTGTTCGGGATCGATCATGCTGAATTCGGCGCAATCTTCCTACGGGAAAACTGGCATCTGCCCGATCCGATGCCCGAGGTGGCAGCGCATCATCACGATCTTGGTGGAATGGACTTGCCGAATGCCCATTTGGGAAGCACCATCCATATCGTACACGTCGCCAACGGGATCTGCTCCGGTTTCGGAGCCGGTTGGAACCGAGGCTGCCCGCCAGGAAAAGCCTTCCGGAATTCCGCATGGGATTCGCTGGGCCTTTCTCTGGACCGAGTGGAAGACCTGGTCGCCCGGGCGATGTCCAGCCTTGATTTCGCAGAGACCTTGCTTGCCGGAGGGCAATGA
- a CDS encoding response regulator — protein MKILSIDDSNSIRHAVKKMLDVIGAEFFEAGDGVEGLELLERIGKMDLILLDMEMPRMDGMTFLETVKKDPRWKDIPVIILSSIAQRERMIKAIQEGAKQYLTKPFTSEQLLVKVVEALNLDEEIP, from the coding sequence ATGAAGATCCTATCGATCGACGACTCGAATTCGATCCGCCATGCGGTGAAAAAGATGTTGGATGTCATCGGCGCAGAATTCTTCGAGGCCGGCGACGGCGTGGAAGGCTTGGAACTTCTGGAGCGGATCGGCAAGATGGACCTCATCCTGCTGGACATGGAAATGCCCCGCATGGACGGCATGACCTTCCTGGAAACGGTCAAGAAGGACCCGCGCTGGAAGGACATCCCGGTGATCATCCTCAGCTCCATCGCCCAGCGCGAGCGGATGATCAAAGCCATCCAGGAAGGAGCGAAACAATATCTGACCAAGCCCTTCACCTCGGAGCAACTCCTGGTGAAGGTGGTGGAAGCGCTCAATCTGGACGAGGAAATCCCATGA
- a CDS encoding protein-glutamate O-methyltransferase CheR, whose protein sequence is MKLVGSEFELMKTFVERNCGIHLDPGKEYLVETRLADLAIELGCRSFLEFHAMAVADTTGKLKGRIVDAMTTNETYFFRDDNFWTYMREVGVPELLRKAASGPVRVWSAAASTGQEAYSVAMLVDETARAMGKAQLAASVEILGTDISSAALFLAISGRYDGLAIRRGLSDERRRRYFREDGSVWAISDEIKSRVKFRRFNLMDSLGGLGGFDLVMCRYVAIYFQEDFKKDLFGRIAQVTRPGCAMLLGATETLRGLSEEFEPVLHKNCTAYMRKTSR, encoded by the coding sequence GTGAAACTGGTGGGGAGCGAATTCGAATTGATGAAGACCTTCGTGGAGCGCAATTGCGGCATCCACCTGGATCCCGGGAAGGAATACCTGGTGGAGACCCGGCTGGCCGACCTGGCCATCGAGCTGGGATGCAGGTCTTTCCTGGAGTTCCACGCCATGGCCGTGGCCGACACCACCGGGAAGCTCAAGGGTCGGATCGTCGACGCGATGACCACCAACGAGACGTACTTCTTCCGGGATGACAATTTTTGGACCTACATGAGGGAAGTCGGCGTGCCGGAACTCCTGCGCAAGGCCGCCTCGGGGCCCGTGCGCGTGTGGTCCGCCGCCGCGAGCACCGGCCAGGAAGCCTACTCGGTGGCGATGCTCGTGGACGAAACGGCTCGGGCGATGGGCAAAGCCCAATTGGCCGCCTCCGTGGAGATCCTGGGGACCGACATCAGCTCCGCCGCGCTGTTTCTGGCCATTTCCGGCCGCTACGACGGTCTGGCCATCCGCCGCGGGCTTTCCGACGAGCGCCGCAGGCGGTATTTCCGCGAAGACGGATCCGTCTGGGCGATCTCCGACGAAATCAAATCGAGAGTCAAATTCCGTCGATTCAATCTCATGGACTCCCTGGGGGGGCTCGGCGGATTCGACCTGGTGATGTGCCGATACGTGGCGATCTACTTCCAGGAGGACTTCAAGAAGGACCTCTTCGGACGGATCGCCCAAGTGACCCGTCCCGGCTGCGCCATGCTGCTGGGGGCCACGGAAACCCTGCGCGGGCTTTCCGAGGAATTCGAACCCGTTTTGCACAAGAACTGCACCGCGTACATGCGAAAGACCTCGAGGTAG
- the cheB gene encoding chemotaxis-specific protein-glutamate methyltransferase CheB — MPEGTLSDGLDILVVDDSPTYRMILSRAVRNWPRANLVGTAGDGQAALALIEEKHPHLVLLDISMPILDGIETLRRIRAKWSDVDVVMCSGIDANQTGLTMQALSLGALDFVAKPQGESPAESFAALAATLNPLLDLAHSRKRRRAVPAPSPRPATIASVATQPVAPRPAPIEAPAAPIRTKAPSVPPPPPLTGSRRPPGRIELVAIGVSTGGPNALQKLVPKIPGNFPVPIVCVQHMPPLFTASLAERLDRDSAISVREGAEGMVLQPGSMYIAPGGHHMVVARGADGKLRLALHQEPPVHSCRPSVDVLFRSLLAPIQGAVVTVVLTGMGADGADGAKGLRERGGWSIIQDEASSVVWGMPGAVHAAGAADEILPLESIANRLHDLLSRRSP, encoded by the coding sequence ATGCCGGAAGGAACTCTCTCGGATGGCCTGGATATCCTGGTGGTCGACGATTCGCCGACCTACCGGATGATTCTTTCCAGAGCCGTGCGCAATTGGCCTCGAGCGAACTTGGTCGGCACCGCGGGCGATGGCCAGGCCGCCCTGGCCCTCATCGAGGAAAAGCACCCGCACCTGGTCCTGTTGGACATCTCGATGCCGATCTTGGACGGCATCGAAACCCTGCGCCGCATCCGCGCCAAGTGGAGCGATGTGGATGTGGTGATGTGTTCGGGAATCGATGCCAATCAGACGGGCCTGACCATGCAAGCGCTCTCCTTGGGGGCGCTCGATTTCGTCGCCAAGCCCCAGGGCGAAAGTCCTGCGGAAAGCTTCGCCGCCCTGGCCGCCACCCTCAATCCGCTGCTGGATCTGGCCCATTCCCGCAAACGCAGGCGAGCCGTTCCAGCGCCTTCGCCGCGGCCCGCCACCATCGCATCGGTGGCCACGCAACCCGTCGCCCCACGGCCTGCGCCGATCGAAGCTCCCGCCGCCCCGATCCGTACCAAGGCTCCGTCGGTGCCGCCCCCGCCGCCCCTCACCGGCTCGCGCAGACCTCCCGGCCGGATCGAGCTGGTCGCGATCGGGGTCTCCACGGGTGGGCCCAACGCTCTCCAAAAGCTCGTCCCCAAGATCCCGGGCAACTTCCCGGTCCCCATCGTCTGTGTCCAGCACATGCCTCCGCTCTTCACCGCTTCGCTGGCCGAGCGGTTGGATCGCGATTCGGCGATTTCCGTGCGCGAGGGCGCCGAGGGGATGGTCTTGCAGCCAGGTTCGATGTACATCGCTCCCGGGGGACACCACATGGTGGTGGCCCGCGGAGCCGACGGGAAATTGCGCCTGGCGCTCCACCAGGAGCCACCGGTGCACTCCTGCAGACCTTCCGTGGACGTGTTGTTCCGATCGCTCCTGGCGCCGATCCAAGGCGCGGTGGTCACTGTGGTGCTCACGGGCATGGGCGCCGACGGCGCCGACGGCGCGAAGGGTTTGCGCGAGCGCGGAGGATGGTCGATCATCCAGGACGAGGCATCTTCCGTGGTCTGGGGAATGCCCGGCGCCGTGCACGCCGCCGGCGCCGCCGACGAGATCCTGCCGTTGGAATCCATCGCCAATCGCCTCCACGACCTCCTTTCCCGGAGGTCGCCGTGA
- a CDS encoding flagella basal body P-ring formation protein FlgA has protein sequence MLGIALLPLLCAMDATGIRSRASAIYQALESPRAKIALDTSAIADRVEAPPTATSWSLSRDGGNRPGGTEVLVLRWEGDNGRTVGTRRIPVRLRRHEWTPFAKTRMERGQQPDSSQLRWEWTEVGTRTPPVPDPRDLGSLRLRTGAGSDQPLRMDLWEPVPAVVPGQKLTIISRRAGATASAEGSAQGTAVVGGTVRVLTPFGRKILCRIQPDGTALTLD, from the coding sequence ATGCTCGGCATCGCCCTGTTGCCCTTGCTGTGCGCCATGGACGCGACGGGAATCCGGTCGCGAGCCTCGGCCATCTACCAGGCTCTGGAAAGCCCTCGCGCGAAGATCGCGCTGGACACCTCGGCGATCGCCGATCGCGTCGAGGCCCCCCCGACCGCCACTTCGTGGTCCCTGTCGCGCGATGGCGGGAATCGTCCCGGCGGAACCGAAGTTCTGGTCCTGCGTTGGGAAGGCGACAACGGACGGACGGTTGGCACCCGACGGATCCCCGTGCGATTGCGCCGTCACGAATGGACCCCGTTCGCCAAGACGCGCATGGAGCGGGGGCAGCAGCCCGATTCCAGCCAACTGCGATGGGAATGGACGGAGGTGGGAACTCGCACACCGCCCGTTCCCGACCCGCGCGATCTCGGGAGCCTTCGCCTGCGCACCGGGGCAGGGTCCGACCAACCGCTGCGGATGGACCTGTGGGAGCCCGTGCCGGCGGTGGTCCCTGGTCAGAAATTGACCATCATCTCGCGGCGGGCGGGAGCCACGGCCTCGGCGGAGGGCTCCGCGCAGGGAACGGCGGTGGTGGGGGGAACCGTGAGGGTGCTCACTCCCTTCGGGCGCAAGATCCTCTGCCGGATCCAACCGGATGGGACGGCCCTGACGCTGGACTGA
- the flgG gene encoding flagellar basal-body rod protein FlgG, whose amino-acid sequence MLRSLYTAASGMLANQLSVDSISNNLANVNTAGYKKSRVEFQDLLYQTMIEPGGTTSEGTRLPESLQVGLGVKSVGNPRNFAQGNLTQTGNPWDVAIQGEGFFQVRMPDQTTGFTRDGSFKVNADGFLVTANGYYTEPQIQVPANSSNPTVGPDGRVTVVLQGESDPTEIGQLEIAQFVNASGLRSIGQNLYQETEASGRSVVGTPGENGSGSLATQYLESSNVQLVEEMVNLIIAQRAYEISSKAVTTSDTMLQTANNLKS is encoded by the coding sequence ATGCTCCGTTCCTTGTACACCGCCGCCTCCGGCATGCTCGCCAACCAACTCTCGGTGGACAGCATTTCCAACAACCTCGCCAACGTCAACACCGCGGGCTACAAGAAAAGCCGGGTGGAGTTCCAGGATCTCCTGTACCAAACCATGATCGAGCCGGGTGGGACCACCTCCGAGGGAACCCGGCTGCCGGAAAGTCTGCAAGTGGGCTTGGGCGTGAAGTCGGTGGGCAATCCGCGGAACTTCGCGCAAGGCAACCTCACCCAAACCGGAAACCCGTGGGATGTGGCCATCCAGGGCGAAGGCTTTTTCCAGGTCCGCATGCCCGACCAGACCACCGGCTTCACCCGGGATGGGTCGTTCAAGGTCAACGCCGACGGCTTTCTGGTGACCGCCAACGGCTACTACACCGAGCCCCAGATCCAGGTTCCCGCCAATTCCTCCAACCCCACCGTGGGCCCCGACGGGCGCGTGACGGTGGTGCTGCAGGGCGAGAGCGACCCGACCGAAATCGGCCAGCTGGAGATCGCGCAATTCGTCAACGCCTCCGGCCTGCGCTCGATCGGACAGAATTTGTACCAGGAGACCGAAGCTTCTGGTCGATCCGTCGTGGGAACCCCCGGCGAGAACGGCTCCGGAAGCCTCGCCACCCAGTACCTGGAATCCAGCAACGTCCAACTGGTGGAGGAAATGGTGAACCTCATCATCGCCCAACGCGCCTACGAGATCAGCTCCAAGGCGGTCACCACCTCCGACACCATGCTGCAGACGGCCAACAACCTGAAGTCGTGA
- a CDS encoding flagellar hook-basal body protein — MRKQEITSNNMANAQTTGFKISHLATHATVEARRDVDDYMRQREEQRADEVSTDWQPGPMVSTGNPLDVALRGDGFLAIGTPQGERYLRSASMKLTADGMLVDPTGSPVLDQNGNSIQVKGLHNSVSSDGRVLSDGEEVGRLRIVDFPKPYQLRQEGAGRFVPFAASTADPVPTPIEPSENTSVEQGFVEGPNVNVVAEMVRMISQFRNYEADSKVMRAIESTIDRAVNQVGRV, encoded by the coding sequence ATGCGAAAGCAGGAGATCACCTCCAACAACATGGCCAACGCACAAACAACGGGATTCAAGATCTCGCACCTGGCCACCCACGCCACCGTAGAGGCGCGTCGCGATGTCGACGACTACATGCGCCAACGCGAGGAACAACGTGCCGACGAAGTCAGTACGGACTGGCAACCAGGCCCCATGGTCTCCACGGGCAACCCGCTGGACGTGGCTTTGCGTGGCGACGGATTTCTCGCCATCGGCACTCCCCAAGGTGAGCGGTATCTCCGATCCGCGAGCATGAAGCTCACCGCGGATGGAATGCTGGTGGACCCCACGGGAAGCCCTGTCTTGGACCAAAACGGCAACAGCATCCAGGTCAAGGGACTCCACAACAGCGTTTCTTCCGACGGGCGGGTCCTCTCCGACGGGGAGGAAGTGGGAAGACTCCGGATCGTGGATTTCCCCAAGCCATACCAACTTCGGCAAGAAGGTGCGGGACGGTTCGTCCCGTTTGCCGCGTCCACCGCCGATCCCGTGCCCACCCCCATCGAACCTTCGGAAAACACCAGCGTGGAACAAGGCTTCGTGGAAGGCCCCAACGTCAACGTGGTGGCCGAAATGGTCCGCATGATCAGCCAATTCCGCAATTACGAGGCCGACTCCAAGGTGATGCGCGCGATCGAAAGCACGATCGATCGCGCCGTCAACCAGGTCGGCCGGGTCTAA
- a CDS encoding FecR domain-containing protein, whose translation MLASITLCFAILAAAPAKTGKHSASSHSTRSAPAVARDTTTAEPDSLFSQVIVGPSQTLSWIGLRSFGAWTPEIASQVIRDNPQLRSSALTPGQTLRLRKGLDRRSLSPAQQITMASRRAVVTRLSGTAQRIRTNGIITPLQADEFVQAGERIQTGPQSMVELIIDNQSILRVRSNSQLDLVYLQDSTKLRSNQAGTQVRLGFGRVWTKVRKWAGPLVGFEVRMPMGIAGVHGTIFECQVNADSSSQVWVEEGVVGVRGSGKDTSETPVTRGQSVAVDATGQVERVTEPPLLDPMDLLPDPSPDVRNNNRDDLRATIQQAVAQRQAMSETAASPPKKPSKADVIPRKQR comes from the coding sequence ATGCTTGCGTCGATTACCCTGTGTTTTGCAATCCTTGCGGCGGCTCCCGCCAAGACAGGAAAGCATTCCGCTTCTTCGCACTCCACCCGCAGCGCACCTGCTGTCGCCCGAGACACCACCACAGCGGAGCCTGACAGCCTCTTCAGTCAGGTGATCGTGGGGCCATCCCAAACTCTCAGCTGGATCGGACTGCGCAGCTTCGGCGCTTGGACGCCGGAGATCGCCTCCCAGGTTATCCGCGACAACCCCCAGCTTCGAAGCTCCGCGTTGACTCCCGGCCAAACCTTGCGCTTGCGCAAGGGCCTGGATCGCAGGAGTCTTTCCCCCGCCCAACAGATCACCATGGCCTCGCGCCGCGCCGTGGTCACCCGCCTATCCGGAACAGCTCAACGAATCCGGACCAATGGCATCATCACCCCTCTCCAAGCAGACGAATTCGTCCAAGCCGGGGAGCGGATCCAGACAGGCCCCCAGTCCATGGTGGAACTCATCATCGACAACCAAAGCATTCTGAGAGTTCGGTCCAACAGCCAGTTGGACCTGGTCTACCTCCAGGACTCCACAAAGCTCCGATCGAACCAAGCCGGAACCCAAGTCCGGCTGGGTTTTGGCAGAGTTTGGACCAAGGTCCGCAAGTGGGCCGGTCCGCTGGTTGGCTTCGAAGTCCGGATGCCGATGGGGATCGCCGGAGTGCATGGAACGATCTTCGAATGCCAAGTCAATGCCGACTCCTCCAGCCAAGTGTGGGTGGAAGAAGGCGTTGTGGGAGTGCGCGGATCCGGCAAGGACACCTCGGAAACCCCGGTGACCCGCGGACAATCGGTTGCCGTGGACGCTACTGGGCAAGTGGAAAGGGTCACGGAGCCGCCTTTGCTCGACCCGATGGACCTACTGCCCGACCCAAGCCCGGATGTGCGCAACAACAATCGCGATGATCTTCGGGCCACCATCCAGCAAGCTGTTGCCCAGCGGCAGGCAATGTCCGAGACAGCGGCATCCCCCCCAAAAAAGCCTTCAAAAGCTGATGTGATCCCGCGAAAACAGCGCTGA
- a CDS encoding DUF2170 family protein, with translation MIPVSKKLKGSDYQKLFRQRMTQLGLVRKDAWVLPEHATVLASVAKALQRPGTRIYIEEGKQPMAKMIESARALAGVLTEQFAQKPIKVSLIEGVDPAIMCTMQDLGDLQIIVAVSGDVIIVQTELWPESSVKDTATFNRQVMLSEKLFGLANISLDRSAEGVVHYVAYGALRAESAPEDVVYEIEALGASVVEIAEAFRPYLKS, from the coding sequence ATGATTCCGGTAAGCAAAAAGCTAAAAGGCTCCGACTACCAAAAGCTCTTCCGACAACGGATGACGCAGTTGGGGCTCGTGCGCAAGGACGCTTGGGTCTTGCCGGAGCATGCAACCGTCCTCGCATCTGTCGCCAAGGCGTTGCAAAGGCCGGGAACCCGCATCTATATCGAGGAGGGAAAACAACCAATGGCAAAGATGATCGAGAGCGCACGAGCCCTCGCTGGCGTGCTCACAGAACAATTCGCGCAAAAGCCCATCAAAGTCTCCCTGATCGAGGGAGTGGATCCTGCGATCATGTGCACCATGCAGGATTTGGGTGATCTGCAGATCATCGTTGCCGTCAGCGGCGATGTGATCATCGTACAGACCGAGCTTTGGCCGGAGTCGTCCGTCAAGGACACGGCCACTTTCAATCGCCAAGTCATGCTTTCCGAAAAGCTGTTCGGCTTGGCGAACATCTCACTCGACCGCAGCGCCGAAGGCGTGGTCCACTACGTGGCCTACGGAGCGCTGCGCGCCGAATCCGCCCCGGAAGACGTGGTTTACGAGATCGAGGCTCTGGGAGCCTCCGTCGTGGAAATCGCCGAAGCCTTCCGCCCTTACCTGAAATCCTAA
- a CDS encoding PspA/IM30 family protein produces the protein MGILSKIFTAMRGHASEAGEAIVDANALTIMDQEIRDADNEMRKSRDNLATVMAKRQLSADKLAAKQAKIKEYGGYIQAALGRNDEALATEVAAKLADLEGEVVTEDGLVKEYDESITSLKKSILEAEDRIKRLKVKVDVVKARQHVIQAQRAASTANVGANSRVGAALESLDRIQNRQAEQSAKIKAADQLAREGTTAGLEDKLRAAGITPGAASAQDVLARFRKPAG, from the coding sequence ATGGGCATCCTATCAAAAATCTTCACCGCCATGCGCGGACATGCCTCCGAAGCGGGGGAAGCCATCGTCGACGCCAACGCCTTGACCATCATGGATCAGGAAATTCGCGACGCCGACAACGAGATGCGCAAATCGCGCGACAATCTCGCCACCGTCATGGCCAAGCGCCAACTTTCCGCCGACAAATTGGCCGCCAAGCAGGCCAAGATCAAGGAATACGGCGGCTACATCCAAGCGGCGCTGGGCCGCAACGATGAAGCGCTCGCCACCGAAGTCGCCGCCAAGCTCGCCGATCTGGAGGGCGAGGTGGTGACGGAAGATGGCTTGGTCAAGGAATACGACGAGTCCATCACCAGCCTCAAGAAGTCCATCCTCGAAGCCGAAGATCGCATCAAGCGTCTGAAGGTGAAGGTGGACGTGGTGAAGGCGCGTCAGCATGTGATCCAGGCGCAGCGCGCTGCCAGCACCGCCAACGTCGGGGCGAATTCCCGCGTGGGTGCGGCTTTGGAAAGTCTGGATCGCATCCAGAATCGCCAGGCCGAGCAAAGCGCCAAGATCAAGGCCGCCGATCAATTGGCTCGGGAAGGAACAACGGCCGGGCTGGAGGACAAGCTTCGCGCCGCTGGGATCACTCCTGGCGCGGCTTCCGCCCAGGATGTGCTCGCCCGCTTCCGCAAGCCGGCAGGTTGA
- a CDS encoding DUF2491 family protein, giving the protein MFGNLFGNRNNEPQPRHPGLPSPLNLRPGAMIQFDAILSRVLGAMGKYTLEFPEPGKMHKVQSQGECDLGQGAKLSRFYLQDDYWLQVKWSGGTAGADITPDELHLFGFGDVFTPANQQEFEDFAAGFGLANFSYDDKVWERVWSPGSRKAAAAEYPEKVHPVDDAAFSTQHQDMLYAREVPGGREEFLLVSIETGDNGDVNVVHSVGIPLNVSDFQVT; this is encoded by the coding sequence ATGTTCGGAAATCTTTTCGGCAACAGAAACAACGAGCCGCAACCGAGGCACCCTGGATTGCCCTCTCCGCTGAATCTGCGACCGGGTGCCATGATCCAATTCGACGCGATCCTTTCGCGCGTGCTGGGGGCCATGGGCAAGTACACGCTGGAATTCCCGGAGCCCGGCAAGATGCACAAGGTCCAGAGCCAAGGCGAATGCGATCTGGGTCAGGGCGCCAAACTTTCCCGGTTCTATCTCCAGGATGATTACTGGCTGCAGGTGAAGTGGTCCGGAGGAACCGCCGGTGCGGACATCACTCCCGACGAACTCCATCTCTTCGGGTTCGGCGATGTGTTCACGCCTGCCAATCAGCAGGAATTCGAAGATTTCGCCGCCGGATTCGGCTTGGCCAACTTCAGCTACGACGACAAGGTCTGGGAAAGAGTCTGGTCGCCGGGAAGCCGAAAGGCCGCGGCGGCGGAATATCCGGAGAAGGTGCATCCCGTCGACGATGCCGCCTTCTCGACCCAACACCAGGACATGCTCTACGCGAGGGAAGTTCCTGGCGGGCGGGAAGAGTTTCTCCTTGTCTCCATCGAAACCGGCGACAACGGGGATGTGAACGTGGTCCACAGTGTGGGCATTCCGTTGAATGTTTCCGACTTCCAGGTCACCTGA
- a CDS encoding DUF350 domain-containing protein has translation MNPVHHLANVPDFFAYLGCAFALTALYVAIYVTVTPHAEFRLIRSGNLSASIAFGGSLLGFVLPLGSTIAHSVSVIDLCLWGLIALVIQILAFFLMRLVLPTLPRDIESDKRGPAVFAAFVFLAVGILNASCLTW, from the coding sequence ATGAATCCCGTGCACCATCTGGCCAATGTCCCTGACTTTTTTGCGTATCTGGGTTGCGCCTTCGCGCTCACCGCGCTGTATGTCGCCATCTACGTGACTGTGACTCCGCATGCGGAATTCCGCCTGATCCGCTCCGGCAACCTGTCGGCCTCGATCGCCTTCGGCGGAAGTCTGCTGGGATTCGTTCTGCCGTTGGGATCCACCATCGCCCACTCGGTTTCGGTGATCGACCTCTGTTTGTGGGGCTTGATCGCGTTGGTCATCCAGATCCTCGCGTTTTTCCTGATGCGATTGGTCCTGCCGACTCTGCCAAGGGACATCGAATCCGACAAGCGAGGCCCTGCTGTTTTCGCCGCCTTCGTGTTTCTCGCGGTGGGAATCCTCAACGCCTCCTGCCTGACCTGGTGA
- a CDS encoding DUF1190 domain-containing protein, translating to MKRSRVLKLSLLGTAPLALVACGSKDRDLTYETIQDCIEEGRATPKTCSTAFNESFKVHYKQAPRYYSEGSCLTEYGNCLRYQENGTSFWIPVMSGFLAGRYVHSYGSTRRPYVVSSGDYGYRPLYRTHDDWNRGTWSTWGGSSGSNGSMTTRTYGSGRSSWGSSSSGSGGSGRISTSSVSRGGFGGSSSASGGWGGS from the coding sequence ATGAAGCGCAGCCGAGTCCTCAAACTGTCGCTTCTGGGAACCGCTCCCCTGGCCTTGGTGGCCTGTGGTTCCAAAGACCGGGATCTCACCTACGAAACCATTCAGGATTGCATCGAAGAAGGACGGGCTACTCCCAAAACCTGTTCCACCGCTTTCAACGAATCTTTCAAGGTTCACTACAAACAGGCGCCGCGGTATTACTCGGAAGGCTCCTGCCTGACAGAATACGGCAACTGCCTTCGCTACCAGGAGAACGGGACCAGCTTCTGGATTCCGGTCATGTCGGGGTTCTTGGCTGGCCGCTATGTCCACAGCTACGGATCGACACGCCGACCCTATGTGGTGTCCAGCGGGGATTACGGATACCGGCCTCTCTACCGGACCCACGACGACTGGAACCGGGGAACCTGGAGCACCTGGGGAGGCTCCTCCGGTTCGAACGGATCGATGACCACCCGTACCTACGGCAGTGGCCGGTCTTCCTGGGGCAGTAGTTCGTCCGGCAGTGGTGGCAGCGGCCGCATCAGTACTTCGTCGGTCTCCCGGGGCGGGTTCGGCGGATCCTCCAGTGCCAGCGGCGGGTGGGGCGGAAGCTGA